The proteins below come from a single Loxodonta africana isolate mLoxAfr1 chromosome 20, mLoxAfr1.hap2, whole genome shotgun sequence genomic window:
- the EPCIP gene encoding polycystin-1-interacting protein 1, producing the protein MQERHEHAAPTETKMAPPSRRCLLLVIALGILAFGHFTKGQKNSTLIFTKENTIRNCSCSADIRDCDYSLANLVCSCKTILPLSAEKTSYHGHLTIWFTDTSALGLLLNFTLVQDLKLSLCSTNTLPPEYLAIWGLKRLRINAEAKHPLPEQSLLIHSGGESESKEKPVSLHKDWPTCMYISFLDMALFNRESSLKSYSIANVASTANNFPYFPYFKSVPIPSNKSYVVTFIY; encoded by the coding sequence ATGCAGGAGAGACACGAACACGCTGCCCCCACTGAGACAAAAATGGCACCACCTTCCAGgcgctgtctcctgctggtcaTTGCCCTGGGCATCCTTGCATTCGGCCACTTCACGAAAGGTCAGAAGAACAGCACTCTGATCTTCACAAAGGAAAACACCATTCGGAACTGCAGCTGCTCTGCAGACATCCGGGACTGTGACTACAGCTTGGCCAACCTGGTGTGCAGCTGTAAAACCATCCTGCCCCTCTCCGCAGAGAAGACCAGCTACCATGGCCATCTCACCATCTGGTTCACAGATACGTCTGCGCTGGGCCTCCTGCTGAACTTCACCCTGGTCCAGGACCTAAAGCTTTCTCTGTGCAGTACAAACACTCTCCCCCCTGAATACCTGGCTATTTGGGGTCTGAAGAGGCTTCGCATCAACGCAGAAGCCAAGCATCCGTTACCAGAGCAGAGTTTACTCATCCACAGCGGTGGAGAGAGCGAATCCAAAGAAAAGCCCGTGTCCTTGCACAAAGACTGGCCAACATGTATGTATATCTCATTCTTAGACATGGCTCTTTTCAACAGGGAATCGTCCTTAAAGTCATACAGTATTGCAAACGTTGCCAGCACCGCCAACAACTTTCCCTactttccttactttaaatcCGTCCCAATTCCAAGCAACAAAAGCTATGTTGTCACCTTCATTTACTAA